In Prescottella soli, a genomic segment contains:
- a CDS encoding SRPBCC family protein: protein MAKTIKTNESIVINSPVGEVFAYFTDPENVSDWGSSIDEYKMVSGSPEEVGSLASVTTKVAGLRLHATEEVTAYEKNKRVGYESKESRIGYEREIDFDTDGDGATRVTFRLDAEGGTGLFKFGDTIVQKLYSRDVRANLENAKTILESQNG from the coding sequence ATGGCCAAGACAATCAAGACGAACGAGTCCATCGTCATCAACAGTCCGGTCGGCGAGGTGTTCGCCTACTTCACCGATCCCGAAAACGTTTCCGATTGGGGAAGCAGTATCGACGAGTACAAGATGGTGTCGGGATCGCCGGAGGAAGTCGGATCCCTGGCATCGGTGACCACGAAGGTCGCCGGTCTGCGTCTTCATGCGACCGAGGAGGTCACCGCGTACGAGAAGAACAAGCGGGTAGGCTACGAATCCAAGGAATCGCGGATCGGGTACGAGCGTGAAATCGACTTCGACACCGACGGCGACGGGGCTACCAGGGTGACGTTCCGACTGGATGCCGAGGGCGGTACCGGGCTGTTCAAGTTCGGCGACACCATCGTCCAGAAGCTGTACTCCCGCGACGTGCGCGCCAATCTCGAGAACGCCAAGACGATTCTCGAGTCCCAGAACGGCTGA
- a CDS encoding VOC family protein gives MTPFAVPGVDFGLGRLHHVGIVVKDVDAAVRHFEEIYGVSIRLFSESHYQCQIDGVEHSTVQRLGLTADGPPYLELLREVPGSPVWQSGSGIHHLGFVVEDLARASNELERRGAPLWMGGVRDGECPAGTAYHRDALGLTIELLDRATEVRLANRSKRA, from the coding sequence ATGACACCGTTCGCCGTGCCCGGTGTCGACTTCGGTCTTGGACGCTTGCACCATGTCGGCATCGTGGTGAAGGACGTCGATGCCGCGGTGCGGCACTTCGAGGAGATCTACGGCGTCTCGATACGCCTGTTCTCCGAGTCGCACTACCAATGCCAGATCGATGGTGTCGAACACTCGACGGTGCAACGCCTCGGGCTGACCGCGGATGGCCCCCCGTATCTGGAGCTGTTGCGTGAAGTCCCGGGTTCTCCCGTGTGGCAGAGCGGTTCGGGCATCCATCATCTCGGATTCGTGGTCGAGGACCTGGCCCGAGCGTCGAACGAGCTCGAACGGCGAGGCGCACCACTGTGGATGGGCGGTGTTCGCGACGGCGAGTGCCCTGCCGGTACCGCCTACCACCGGGATGCCCTGGGCCTGACGATCGAGCTGCTCGATCGCGCCACCGAGGTGCGGTTGGCCAACCGATCGAAACGGGCGTAG
- a CDS encoding solute symporter family protein, which yields MTGEPDFLAIAICAAVISLTLWVTFAASRRSRSADGFFAAGRSITGWQNGFAIAGEFISAGSFLGTTGLIFYKGVDGTVILCASVVSFLPVLFLLAEKMRNVGKYTLADVLVFRTQARRVRVVVAFSTIATGMFVLLAQLVAAGVLLESVSGIPFWLSVIVAGSLMGIYVFVGGMLATTWVQVIKSSILSVLALIVGLGILSKFGFSFPKVLSNATEHAVAGDAVLSPGLIFASGGAVNLISYGLTFALGTAGMAHILIRFFTVPEAATARRSLGWTVALCSGFYLIVVLMGFGAAALLGDGGAERVGAGGNLTAPVLVTELGGGIGTVGGSIALALVSAVAFASIVAVVAGVVISAAGTFAHDVWPTLIRRDRGHNADVAADTAVDDVQEAKVARFGAVGFSVIAILLTMAIGDSTNITYFMGMAFMVAASAHLPSLLLSLNWRRFNSTGAVWGIVVGLVSTIVSLMFTEALWMGSGPAPLHIQLPVIITLPLGLVACVVGSLLGERRIEVREDSEEKFAEMLVRAETGIGAEVAVSH from the coding sequence ATGACCGGCGAACCCGACTTCCTCGCCATCGCCATCTGCGCGGCGGTGATCTCCCTGACGCTGTGGGTAACCTTCGCGGCCTCACGTCGCAGCCGCAGCGCAGACGGCTTCTTTGCCGCAGGACGCTCGATCACAGGCTGGCAGAACGGTTTCGCGATCGCCGGCGAGTTCATCTCTGCTGGAAGCTTTCTCGGAACAACTGGCCTGATCTTCTACAAGGGTGTCGACGGGACGGTGATCCTGTGCGCGTCGGTCGTCTCGTTCCTGCCCGTGCTGTTCCTGCTCGCGGAGAAGATGCGCAACGTCGGCAAGTACACGCTCGCCGACGTGCTGGTGTTCCGCACCCAAGCACGGCGGGTGCGGGTGGTCGTCGCGTTCAGCACCATCGCGACAGGCATGTTCGTCCTGCTGGCACAGCTCGTGGCGGCCGGCGTGCTGCTCGAGTCCGTATCGGGGATTCCGTTCTGGCTGTCGGTAATTGTCGCCGGAAGTCTCATGGGCATTTATGTTTTCGTCGGAGGCATGCTCGCCACCACATGGGTGCAGGTGATCAAGTCGTCGATCCTGTCGGTGCTGGCACTGATCGTAGGACTGGGCATCCTGTCGAAGTTCGGCTTCAGCTTCCCGAAGGTGTTGTCGAACGCCACCGAGCACGCGGTTGCAGGCGACGCGGTCCTGTCGCCCGGGCTGATCTTCGCGTCGGGTGGCGCTGTCAACCTCATCTCGTACGGCCTCACCTTCGCGCTCGGCACGGCCGGCATGGCGCACATCCTGATTCGATTCTTCACCGTGCCCGAGGCTGCCACGGCTCGACGCTCTCTGGGGTGGACCGTCGCGCTGTGCAGTGGCTTCTACCTCATCGTCGTGCTGATGGGGTTCGGAGCCGCCGCTCTACTCGGTGACGGTGGCGCCGAACGTGTCGGTGCCGGAGGCAATCTCACCGCACCGGTGCTGGTGACCGAACTCGGTGGAGGCATCGGAACAGTCGGTGGTTCCATCGCGTTGGCCCTGGTCTCCGCCGTGGCGTTCGCCAGCATCGTGGCAGTGGTCGCCGGTGTGGTCATCTCGGCCGCCGGTACCTTCGCACACGACGTGTGGCCGACACTGATCCGCCGCGACCGTGGACACAACGCGGATGTCGCCGCGGATACCGCCGTCGACGACGTGCAGGAGGCGAAGGTCGCGCGATTCGGCGCAGTCGGGTTCAGCGTGATCGCGATCCTGCTGACCATGGCAATTGGCGACAGCACCAACATCACGTACTTCATGGGCATGGCGTTCATGGTCGCGGCCAGTGCCCACCTGCCGAGCCTGCTGTTGAGCCTGAACTGGCGACGGTTCAACAGCACCGGTGCGGTGTGGGGCATCGTCGTCGGACTGGTGTCGACGATCGTGAGTTTGATGTTCACCGAAGCGCTGTGGATGGGAAGTGGCCCGGCGCCGCTGCACATCCAGCTGCCGGTGATCATCACCTTGCCCCTCGGCCTCGTGGCCTGTGTCGTCGGTTCGCTGCTGGGGGAGCGGCGGATCGAGGTACGGGAGGACTCCGAGGAGAAGTTCGCGGAGATGTTGGTCCGCGCGGAGACCGGGATCGGCGCCGAGGTGGCGGTCTCGCACTGA
- a CDS encoding aldo/keto reductase — translation MDGRRKMSRTSLPRRRLGNRSVPAIGFGSMTITQIAGYDVARGRRAVHAALDAGIRLFDTADVYGPAGGGDGVNELALIDALRTWSGPVDDVVVATKGGHLRFPETDTWWIDGSHRHLRKACIASIRRLALDSLPLYQHHRPDPQLPYEESMLALRALHEEGLVERVGISNADVDRIDVAQRILGDALVSVQNEYSPAVRSAEAEIRACEERGLAFLSWGPFGGMRQAKSLGEDGSPFAAVARARGVSSHRVALAWQLHQSPVVIPIPGASRPESVIDSVAAATLDLTSDELALLNASPGA, via the coding sequence ATGGACGGCCGTAGGAAAATGAGCCGCACAAGTCTTCCCCGTCGGCGACTCGGCAACCGCAGTGTGCCGGCGATCGGATTCGGATCCATGACGATCACCCAGATCGCCGGCTATGACGTCGCGCGCGGACGTCGGGCGGTGCATGCCGCCCTCGACGCCGGCATCCGATTGTTCGACACCGCAGACGTGTACGGCCCCGCAGGTGGAGGTGACGGGGTCAACGAGTTGGCGCTGATCGATGCGCTGCGGACGTGGTCGGGACCAGTGGACGACGTCGTCGTGGCCACGAAAGGTGGCCACCTCCGCTTCCCCGAGACCGACACGTGGTGGATCGACGGAAGTCACCGACACCTCCGGAAGGCATGCATAGCGTCGATCCGGCGACTCGCTCTCGATTCGCTACCGCTGTACCAGCATCACCGACCCGACCCCCAACTTCCTTACGAGGAATCGATGCTCGCGCTCCGCGCCCTCCACGAGGAGGGACTGGTCGAGCGCGTCGGCATCTCCAACGCCGACGTCGACCGGATCGACGTCGCGCAGCGGATCCTCGGCGACGCCCTGGTGTCGGTGCAGAACGAGTACTCGCCTGCGGTCCGCTCCGCCGAAGCGGAGATACGGGCATGCGAGGAGCGTGGCCTGGCCTTCCTGTCGTGGGGCCCCTTCGGCGGCATGCGGCAGGCCAAGAGCCTCGGCGAGGACGGGTCGCCGTTCGCTGCGGTTGCACGAGCACGTGGGGTGAGCAGTCACCGGGTCGCCCTGGCCTGGCAGCTGCATCAGTCCCCGGTGGTGATCCCCATCCCGGGCGCCTCCCGGCCGGAATCCGTGATCGATTCGGTCGCTGCAGCAACGCTCGACCTGACATCCGACGAACTCGCCTTGCTCAACGCGTCGCCCGGGGCATGA
- a CDS encoding DUF485 domain-containing protein: MLTVAEFIELRRRRRVVTNSLGTAAIVLLAVFLLGFAYFPDQLGGTSVAGVPLSLWLMFSQFAGTWVLVYLYFRLTRTYIQPAADAALTAIDNYRQEHVA, from the coding sequence ATGCTCACCGTCGCCGAATTCATCGAACTCCGCCGGCGCCGGCGGGTGGTGACCAACAGTCTCGGTACCGCTGCGATCGTGCTTCTCGCAGTCTTCCTGCTGGGATTCGCGTACTTCCCTGACCAGCTCGGCGGCACCTCGGTGGCGGGCGTCCCGCTGTCTCTGTGGCTGATGTTCTCGCAGTTCGCCGGAACATGGGTGCTGGTGTACCTGTACTTCCGTCTCACCCGTACCTACATCCAGCCCGCGGCCGACGCAGCGCTCACGGCCATCGACAACTACCGACAGGAGCACGTGGCATGA
- a CDS encoding SDR family NAD(P)-dependent oxidoreductase: MGAEHAVVTGGSSGIGAAVVDRLLARDLRVSVFDLNEPSSPLPGVDYYRVEVTDRDEVEAAMVRAGAHVSAPDVLVTCHGIRGSYVPALELEPERVRRVFDVHVVGTLMVASAFARPLIGAGKPGSIVTISSTTAYGGWQRQADYGPAKAAVQQLSKNLAIEWAPLIRVNSIAPGHTLTPMVQEMIDQGYDVSATKERTPLGRLCTPDEMARSIEHLALDAGFVTGVCMPVDGGWTAVGK; encoded by the coding sequence ATGGGCGCGGAACATGCTGTCGTCACGGGCGGGTCGAGCGGGATCGGCGCCGCGGTCGTCGACCGGCTTCTCGCCAGAGACCTGAGGGTGAGTGTCTTCGACCTGAACGAACCCAGCTCCCCGCTGCCGGGCGTCGACTACTACCGGGTGGAAGTAACCGATCGCGACGAGGTGGAAGCGGCGATGGTGCGTGCGGGCGCGCACGTGTCGGCTCCCGACGTGTTGGTGACATGTCATGGGATCCGCGGATCCTACGTTCCCGCGCTCGAGCTCGAACCCGAAAGAGTCAGGCGGGTTTTCGACGTGCACGTGGTGGGAACGCTGATGGTCGCGTCGGCGTTCGCCCGTCCCCTGATCGGCGCAGGGAAGCCAGGATCGATCGTGACGATATCGTCGACGACCGCGTACGGCGGCTGGCAGCGACAGGCCGACTACGGACCGGCGAAAGCCGCAGTGCAACAACTGAGCAAGAACCTCGCGATCGAATGGGCGCCGCTGATCCGAGTCAACAGCATTGCCCCCGGCCATACCCTGACGCCGATGGTTCAGGAGATGATCGATCAAGGCTACGACGTGTCGGCCACGAAGGAACGCACGCCGCTGGGGCGGCTGTGCACGCCCGACGAGATGGCACGATCGATCGAACACCTCGCACTCGACGCCGGTTTCGTGACCGGAGTGTGCATGCCCGTCGACGGCGGATGGACGGCCGTAGGAAAATGA
- a CDS encoding DeoR/GlpR family DNA-binding transcription regulator: MRDLSISAQGYGYTQPGRPAANRDIAQGGSGLSGSAQRREDILRRLVADGYVEAKALSQELGVDASTIRRDLDALARLGKAERTHGGARPVVGATSEVPYVVKEGGYRAEKVAIAHAAANLVSDGQSVILDSGSTTYQIAAALRHRSDLTILTNDLRIGKYVASFPDVRLLVTGGELLGSVFTLVGERSVEFLADYSVDWAFLGADAIDPAAGITNTNTLEVPIKRAMISAAAHSAVVADSSKFGNRALARVATLAEVDLIITDSGLADDHLDPYGEKLMRVSTDNHR; this comes from the coding sequence GTGCGCGATCTGTCAATATCCGCGCAGGGCTACGGCTATACTCAGCCGGGCCGTCCGGCCGCCAACCGAGACATCGCGCAAGGAGGAAGTGGCTTGTCCGGGAGTGCGCAGCGTCGCGAGGACATACTTCGCAGGCTCGTTGCAGACGGCTACGTGGAGGCGAAGGCGCTGTCGCAAGAGCTGGGCGTGGACGCATCGACCATCCGACGGGATCTCGATGCCCTCGCTCGACTGGGCAAGGCCGAACGAACACACGGTGGGGCACGCCCCGTCGTCGGCGCGACGTCCGAGGTCCCGTATGTGGTGAAAGAGGGCGGCTACCGGGCCGAGAAGGTCGCGATTGCTCACGCGGCCGCGAATCTTGTGAGCGACGGTCAGAGCGTCATCCTCGACAGTGGCTCCACCACTTACCAAATCGCGGCAGCACTACGACACCGGTCCGACCTGACGATTCTCACGAACGACCTACGGATCGGAAAGTACGTCGCCTCCTTCCCGGACGTACGACTCCTGGTGACCGGCGGAGAGCTCCTCGGGTCGGTCTTCACGCTGGTCGGCGAGCGGTCCGTGGAGTTTCTCGCCGACTACTCCGTCGACTGGGCGTTCCTCGGAGCGGACGCCATCGACCCTGCCGCCGGCATCACCAACACGAACACACTCGAAGTCCCCATCAAACGGGCGATGATCTCGGCCGCCGCCCACTCGGCTGTCGTCGCGGACAGTTCGAAGTTCGGGAACAGAGCGCTGGCCCGGGTGGCCACGCTCGCCGAAGTCGACCTGATCATCACCGACTCAGGGCTGGCCGACGATCATCTCGATCCGTACGGCGAGAAGCTCATGCGGGTCAGCACCGACAATCACCGCTGA
- a CDS encoding alpha/beta hydrolase: MLDVLESSFPDVTKYSAHELREIIASRRAPLTRTPDMQVARDVVIDGPGGDLPLRVYVPHTEANDPLPVIVFAHGGGFVFCGLDSHDELCRSMADAVDSVVVSVDYRLAPEHSAPAAMEDVYAALLWTAENVGEYGGDPGRIAVAGDSAGGNLAATVSLAARERGAPRIAAQILIYPVIDDDFTTESYQQYGVGYYNTTKAMRWYWEQYAPGDRTSEFVVPTRAASLAGLPPALVVTAELDPPCTAGDQYAERLAADGVPVIAHRFDGLFHGFLTFPKLSLTGPARLELWQLIRRVLKLGESSAS, translated from the coding sequence ATGCTGGACGTGCTCGAGTCCAGCTTCCCGGACGTCACGAAGTACTCGGCTCACGAGCTTCGTGAAATCATCGCCTCGCGTCGAGCGCCGCTTACCCGCACGCCCGACATGCAGGTCGCGCGCGACGTCGTCATCGACGGTCCGGGCGGAGACTTGCCGTTGCGCGTGTATGTCCCCCACACCGAGGCAAACGATCCGCTACCGGTGATCGTGTTCGCCCACGGTGGCGGATTCGTCTTCTGCGGCCTGGATTCCCACGACGAGCTCTGTCGTTCGATGGCGGACGCGGTGGATTCGGTGGTCGTCTCGGTCGACTACCGGCTCGCGCCGGAGCACAGCGCGCCCGCAGCGATGGAGGATGTCTACGCAGCGCTGCTGTGGACCGCAGAGAATGTCGGTGAGTACGGCGGGGACCCGGGTCGTATCGCGGTCGCCGGCGACAGCGCCGGCGGGAATCTCGCGGCGACGGTGTCGCTGGCGGCGCGGGAGCGAGGTGCTCCGCGCATCGCAGCCCAGATCCTCATCTATCCGGTCATCGACGACGACTTCACGACCGAGTCGTACCAGCAGTACGGCGTGGGTTACTACAACACGACGAAGGCGATGCGCTGGTACTGGGAGCAGTACGCGCCCGGTGACAGGACTAGCGAGTTCGTTGTCCCCACCCGAGCCGCATCGCTGGCGGGGCTCCCCCCGGCGCTCGTCGTCACGGCCGAGCTGGACCCGCCCTGCACGGCCGGCGACCAGTACGCCGAGCGTCTCGCGGCCGACGGCGTACCCGTGATCGCGCATCGCTTCGACGGCCTGTTCCACGGGTTTCTCACCTTCCCCAAGCTCTCGCTCACGGGTCCGGCTCGTCTCGAGCTGTGGCAGCTGATTCGGCGCGTGCTGAAGCTGGGTGAATCCTCAGCGAGCTGA
- a CDS encoding neutral/alkaline ceramidase: MTISRRSVLAGAAAAPALAAIANAAGSTASAQPRSASAPAHRTASEQGFRVGVGLSDMTGPVAENGMMGYSQFDQRAEGLHQRTRVRAYVFADADDNRVVYTCADTCMVFQAVHDAVLARLAAKYGDLYTEKNVMLTAVHSHAACGGASQDYAYSLATLGFQPQVFDAEVDGVVEAISAAHDNLAAGTVAYGRSELKDASVNRSRVAFDRNPQRDKDYYPLGIDTSMRVLRISQGGDNVGGIGWFPTHGASLTNKNHLISGDNKGAAAYFWEHDVAGVRYLDGKPAFVACFPQTNTGDMSPNLDLQPGHGPTADEFENTRIIGERQVAAAREAFKQAAPLKSTTIDSRIMYLDMANQLVDGKYTSDGQPRRTAPACIGAGMAAGSTEDGPAIELFTEGMHNPMIDALGGVDTPTPQWLADAQAPKLVLVPVGLLPPDGWVPHVLKIQIIRIGDIYVVGGPAEFTIVSGLRIRRTVAEELGVPLENVIFQGYANAYSSYCATPEEYDAQQYEGGSTLFGRNTLPAYQQGFAALAAAMKVGADIPRGPAPRDLSGFQPGFGQDFPFDAPPPGRNFGDVVVQPADSVGAGEQVAAEFVTGHPKNDLHRRGTYFEVQRRDGDRWVRHADDGDWATKYRWRRDGVNASIARITWDVPAGTPSGTYRVQHFGNWKNPAGAVFPLTGTSAEFTVRR; this comes from the coding sequence TTGACGATCAGTCGACGCAGTGTGCTGGCCGGAGCCGCGGCCGCACCGGCGCTCGCAGCCATAGCCAACGCAGCCGGTTCCACCGCTTCAGCTCAGCCCCGCTCCGCCTCCGCCCCCGCCCACCGCACCGCGTCCGAGCAGGGATTCCGGGTCGGCGTCGGCCTCTCGGACATGACCGGGCCCGTCGCCGAGAACGGCATGATGGGGTACTCGCAGTTCGACCAGAGGGCGGAGGGCCTGCATCAGCGGACCCGCGTGCGCGCGTATGTCTTCGCCGACGCCGACGACAACCGCGTCGTGTACACGTGCGCCGACACCTGCATGGTCTTCCAGGCCGTCCACGATGCCGTCCTCGCCCGGCTGGCGGCCAAGTACGGCGACCTGTACACCGAGAAGAACGTGATGCTCACGGCCGTGCACTCGCACGCGGCGTGCGGCGGCGCGTCGCAGGACTACGCGTACAGCCTCGCGACGCTGGGCTTCCAGCCGCAGGTGTTCGACGCCGAGGTCGACGGCGTGGTCGAGGCCATCAGCGCCGCCCACGACAACCTCGCAGCGGGCACCGTGGCCTACGGACGCAGCGAACTGAAGGATGCCAGCGTCAACCGATCCCGCGTAGCGTTCGACCGGAACCCGCAGCGCGACAAGGACTACTACCCGCTCGGCATCGACACCTCGATGCGGGTGCTCAGGATCAGCCAGGGCGGCGACAACGTCGGCGGCATCGGCTGGTTCCCCACCCACGGCGCGTCACTCACCAACAAGAACCACCTGATCTCCGGTGACAACAAGGGCGCCGCCGCGTACTTCTGGGAGCACGACGTCGCCGGGGTGCGCTACCTCGACGGCAAGCCCGCATTCGTCGCGTGCTTCCCGCAGACCAACACCGGCGACATGTCCCCCAATCTCGACCTGCAGCCGGGTCACGGACCCACGGCCGACGAATTCGAGAACACCCGCATCATCGGCGAACGCCAGGTGGCCGCCGCACGCGAGGCGTTCAAGCAGGCGGCGCCGCTGAAGTCGACGACGATCGACAGCCGAATCATGTACCTGGACATGGCGAATCAGCTGGTCGACGGCAAATACACCTCCGACGGTCAGCCGCGTCGCACCGCACCGGCCTGCATCGGCGCCGGAATGGCCGCGGGCAGCACCGAGGACGGGCCGGCGATCGAGCTCTTCACCGAGGGCATGCACAATCCGATGATCGACGCGCTCGGCGGCGTCGACACCCCGACCCCGCAGTGGCTCGCCGACGCACAGGCTCCCAAGCTCGTACTGGTGCCGGTCGGCCTGCTGCCCCCGGACGGCTGGGTGCCGCACGTGCTCAAGATCCAGATCATCCGCATCGGCGACATCTACGTCGTGGGCGGACCGGCCGAATTCACCATCGTCTCGGGTCTGCGCATCCGGCGCACGGTCGCCGAGGAACTCGGCGTTCCGCTCGAGAACGTCATCTTCCAGGGCTACGCCAACGCCTACTCGAGCTACTGCGCGACGCCCGAGGAGTACGACGCGCAGCAGTACGAGGGCGGCTCCACGCTGTTCGGTCGCAATACTCTTCCCGCCTACCAACAGGGCTTCGCAGCACTCGCGGCCGCGATGAAGGTCGGCGCGGACATCCCCCGTGGACCGGCACCCCGCGACCTGTCCGGCTTCCAGCCCGGGTTCGGGCAGGACTTCCCGTTCGATGCCCCACCGCCAGGTCGCAACTTCGGCGACGTCGTCGTCCAGCCCGCCGACAGCGTCGGCGCGGGCGAGCAGGTGGCGGCCGAGTTCGTCACCGGACACCCCAAGAACGACCTGCACCGCCGCGGAACGTATTTCGAGGTGCAGCGGCGCGACGGCGACCGCTGGGTCCGGCATGCGGACGACGGCGACTGGGCCACCAAGTACCGGTGGCGCCGTGACGGCGTCAACGCGTCGATCGCGCGCATCACGTGGGACGTCCCGGCGGGCACCCCGTCGGGCACCTACCGAGTCCAGCACTTCGGCAACTGGAAGAACCCCGCCGGTGCGGTTTTCCCCCTCACCGGTACATCGGCGGAGTTCACGGTCCGCCGCTAA
- a CDS encoding aldo/keto reductase: MTTPEIALNSGTVIPQLGLGVWQATNDETEHAVRFALDEAGYRHIDTAAAYGNEEGVGRGVRSSSVPREDIFVTTKLWNSDQGYEPTLSAFDASLSQLGLDYVDLYLVHWPLQNHETRLRTWDALEQIAESGRAKAIGVCNFEPHHLQELVDRGGMLPAVDQVELHPRLPQHAIRDFAALHGIAVESWSPLGGTSNSGWGDASKPNTLLDDPVITSVGERHGKSPAQVLVRWHLQNGLIVIPKSVHDNRIAQNIDVFDFELTDEDMADIATLDDGARVGFHPDEMNMGAPA, from the coding sequence ATGACCACTCCAGAGATCGCCCTGAATTCCGGAACAGTCATCCCGCAGCTCGGCCTGGGCGTGTGGCAGGCCACCAACGACGAGACCGAGCACGCCGTCCGCTTCGCACTCGACGAAGCCGGGTATCGGCACATCGACACGGCCGCCGCATACGGCAACGAGGAGGGCGTCGGCCGCGGCGTCCGAAGTTCGTCGGTCCCGCGCGAGGACATCTTCGTCACCACCAAGTTGTGGAACTCCGACCAGGGGTACGAGCCCACGCTCTCGGCGTTCGACGCGAGCCTGTCGCAGCTCGGCCTCGACTACGTCGACCTGTACCTCGTCCACTGGCCGCTGCAGAACCACGAGACCCGCCTGCGCACGTGGGACGCGCTCGAGCAGATCGCCGAATCCGGGCGCGCGAAGGCGATCGGGGTCTGCAACTTCGAGCCGCATCACCTGCAGGAACTCGTCGACCGCGGCGGCATGCTGCCGGCCGTCGACCAGGTGGAGCTGCACCCCCGTCTCCCCCAGCACGCGATTCGGGACTTCGCCGCGTTGCACGGCATCGCCGTGGAGTCGTGGAGCCCGCTCGGCGGCACCAGCAACTCCGGGTGGGGTGACGCGTCCAAGCCCAACACCCTGCTCGACGACCCCGTCATCACCAGTGTCGGCGAGCGGCACGGCAAATCGCCGGCGCAGGTTCTCGTCCGCTGGCATCTGCAGAACGGTCTGATCGTGATCCCGAAGTCGGTGCACGACAATCGGATCGCCCAGAACATCGACGTGTTCGACTTCGAGCTCACAGACGAGGACATGGCCGACATCGCGACCCTCGACGACGGCGCCCGGGTCGGCTTCCATCCGGACGAGATGAACATGGGCGCACCGGCGTAG
- a CDS encoding nuclear transport factor 2 family protein, whose product MEHRSSGDLDDLEELRQLKYRYFRTLDLKRWDEFADTLAQDVVAEYGTHALREPLVFEGRDALAGFMQKALGPAVTSVHIANHPEITVDGSTAEGSWAFEDTVIVPAARRLIRGAGYYRDSYRRDDDGRWRIARTSYDRIYESIISLDDIPSFEFLSHMWSEPPVKGA is encoded by the coding sequence GTGGAGCATCGATCCTCGGGAGATCTCGACGACCTCGAAGAACTCCGTCAGCTCAAGTACCGCTACTTCCGGACCCTGGACCTCAAGCGGTGGGACGAATTCGCGGACACGCTCGCGCAGGACGTCGTCGCCGAGTACGGGACGCACGCGCTTCGTGAGCCGCTCGTCTTCGAGGGGCGCGACGCGCTGGCCGGGTTCATGCAGAAGGCCCTCGGACCGGCGGTCACGTCGGTGCACATCGCCAACCATCCCGAGATCACCGTCGACGGCTCCACCGCTGAGGGCTCGTGGGCGTTCGAGGACACGGTCATCGTCCCCGCGGCCCGCCGCCTCATCCGGGGCGCCGGTTACTACCGGGACAGCTACCGCCGCGACGACGACGGCCGGTGGCGCATCGCCCGGACGTCGTACGACCGCATCTACGAGTCGATCATCTCGCTCGACGACATCCCCAGCTTCGAGTTCCTCTCGCACATGTGGTCCGAACCGCCGGTGAAAGGCGCCTAG
- a CDS encoding acetoacetate decarboxylase family protein, translating to MSSHLVLGKQVDMPVEVRAASAFMAMHSVPTKAAQRLISHTGLEILQYRPGRGLCGLVFVDYVDGDLGPYNEFGVTFMVRNHRRRGRTSVLGDLRSLAGGSAGALIHQLPVDGEFTLAAGRGIWGFPKILADFEADHVSPVRRGAVSQDGRLIAELTVKQGIHTPGGGANASVEAYSHLDGVTRHTAWDMNPTGVRTRIGGAELRLGSHPIADELRSLGLPRRALMTTTIPDLRMTFGDAAVV from the coding sequence GTGAGCTCGCACCTGGTGCTCGGCAAGCAGGTCGACATGCCGGTCGAGGTCCGGGCGGCGTCGGCGTTCATGGCCATGCACTCCGTCCCTACGAAGGCTGCCCAGCGGCTCATCAGCCACACCGGGCTCGAGATCCTGCAGTACCGGCCCGGCCGCGGACTGTGCGGGCTGGTCTTCGTCGACTACGTCGACGGCGATCTCGGGCCGTACAACGAATTCGGCGTCACGTTCATGGTCCGCAACCACCGACGGCGTGGACGGACGTCAGTGCTCGGCGACCTGCGGTCGCTGGCCGGCGGCAGCGCGGGAGCACTGATCCATCAACTCCCGGTCGACGGCGAGTTCACCCTGGCCGCCGGGCGCGGCATCTGGGGCTTCCCGAAGATCCTGGCCGACTTCGAGGCCGACCACGTCAGCCCGGTCCGACGCGGCGCGGTCAGCCAGGACGGCCGACTCATCGCTGAACTGACCGTCAAGCAGGGCATCCACACCCCCGGCGGCGGCGCCAACGCCTCCGTGGAGGCGTACTCGCACCTCGACGGCGTCACCCGTCACACCGCGTGGGACATGAATCCGACCGGGGTCCGCACTCGGATCGGCGGCGCCGAACTGCGACTCGGCAGCCATCCCATCGCCGACGAGCTGCGCTCACTCGGTCTGCCCCGCCGGGCCCTGATGACGACCACGATCCCGGACCTGCGGATGACGTTCGGCGACGCGGCGGTCGTCTGA